A stretch of [Clostridium] scindens DNA encodes these proteins:
- a CDS encoding aryl-sulfate sulfotransferase, which yields MGQPSVFPHGVTVYNPEKCWNGYTIVPLINDGVLLFDMNGNEIRRWNMQAMPPKLLPGGYVMGLSGYRHPDYGMQDGVNLIEIDYDGNIIWEFDKFEEINDPGRDHRWMARQHHDYQREGNPVGYYVPGMDAKPLEGNTLILVHQTLHNPKVSDKKLLDDCMIEVDWEGNILWKWSITDHFDELGFDEAALNILARNPNMRSSDGGVGDYQHVNCMSYLGPNKWYDQGDQRFKPDNIIFDCRESNILAILDKETGHIVWRIGPDFNATPELRKLGWIIGQHHFHMIPKGLPGEGNLLVFDNGGWAGYGVPNPGSRNGSKNALRDYSRVLEFNPVTLEVVWKLTPKELGNAIPTDASKFYSPYVSSAQRLPNGNTLVTEGSDGRIIEVTTDHEIVWEWISPYYTHNETGPKNNMIYRAYRYPYSYVPQEPAPKEIPIPPINNIEFRVPNAGSFGAKTFVNVEGTLPYYQDVALCVATDDEEDLSKREKIFQVDTDVFKPVNSMSDWNDMVLKQDDKPVLILFGAERCVHCKALHPVLEEALNEEFNDSFHIRYVNVDENKDIVDACNVQGIPVVMVCQHGKEIQRFNGERDYDDVCDFLDQALV from the coding sequence ATGGGACAGCCAAGTGTTTTCCCTCACGGAGTAACAGTCTATAACCCGGAGAAATGCTGGAACGGATACACCATCGTGCCGCTGATCAACGACGGCGTGCTGCTCTTCGACATGAACGGCAACGAGATCAGAAGGTGGAATATGCAGGCCATGCCGCCTAAGCTTCTGCCCGGCGGATACGTCATGGGATTATCCGGCTACCGTCATCCTGATTATGGAATGCAGGACGGCGTCAACCTGATCGAGATCGATTATGACGGAAATATCATATGGGAATTTGACAAGTTTGAGGAAATCAACGACCCTGGAAGGGATCACCGCTGGATGGCGCGCCAGCACCATGACTATCAGCGGGAAGGCAATCCGGTAGGATATTATGTTCCCGGCATGGACGCAAAGCCACTAGAAGGCAATACTCTGATCCTGGTACACCAGACGCTGCACAATCCCAAGGTATCCGACAAAAAACTGCTGGATGACTGCATGATCGAGGTAGACTGGGAAGGAAACATCCTGTGGAAATGGTCCATCACCGATCACTTTGACGAACTTGGATTTGACGAGGCCGCCCTTAATATCCTGGCCCGGAATCCAAATATGCGTTCATCGGACGGAGGAGTTGGCGACTATCAGCACGTCAACTGCATGAGCTACCTCGGGCCTAACAAATGGTATGACCAGGGCGACCAGCGTTTCAAGCCTGACAACATTATCTTTGACTGCCGCGAGTCCAATATTCTGGCGATCCTGGATAAAGAGACCGGGCATATCGTCTGGAGGATCGGGCCGGACTTTAACGCGACTCCCGAACTCAGGAAATTAGGCTGGATCATCGGACAGCATCATTTCCATATGATACCAAAGGGTCTTCCGGGAGAAGGCAATCTGCTGGTATTCGACAATGGCGGCTGGGCCGGCTATGGCGTGCCAAACCCAGGCTCCAGGAACGGCTCGAAAAATGCCTTGCGTGATTACAGCCGCGTACTGGAATTCAATCCGGTTACTTTGGAAGTCGTATGGAAACTGACTCCCAAGGAACTTGGAAACGCAATCCCTACGGATGCAAGCAAGTTCTACAGTCCCTATGTTTCCAGCGCCCAGCGCCTGCCAAATGGAAATACCCTCGTGACAGAAGGAAGCGACGGGCGTATAATAGAAGTAACAACGGATCATGAAATCGTATGGGAGTGGATCTCCCCCTACTATACGCACAACGAGACCGGCCCAAAGAACAACATGATCTATCGCGCCTACCGCTATCCTTACAGTTATGTGCCGCAGGAGCCTGCGCCAAAGGAAATACCGATTCCTCCGATCAACAACATTGAATTCCGCGTGCCAAACGCTGGATCATTTGGCGCCAAGACGTTTGTCAATGTAGAAGGAACCCTTCCTTATTATCAGGACGTTGCCCTATGCGTAGCGACGGATGACGAGGAAGACCTGTCAAAGCGAGAGAAGATCTTCCAAGTTGACACGGATGTATTTAAGCCGGTCAACTCCATGTCAGATTGGAATGACATGGTACTGAAACAAGACGATAAGCCTGTTCTGATCTTATTCGGCGCTGAACGCTGCGTACACTGCAAAGCACTTCATCCGGTCCTTGAGGAAGCCTTGAATGAAGAATTTAACGACAGCTTCCATATCCGCTATGTCAATGTGGATGAGAATAAGGATATCGTGGACGCATGCAACGTACAAGGCATACCTGTCGTAATGGTCTGCCAGCACGGAAAAGAGATACAGCGTTTCAATGGAGAACGAGACTACGATGATGTCTGTGATTTCCTGGATCAGGCACTCGTATAA